A genome region from Tenebrio molitor chromosome 4, icTenMoli1.1, whole genome shotgun sequence includes the following:
- the Xpc gene encoding DNA repair protein complementing XP-C cells homolog yields the protein MRRRRAPQIQPDESSSDDEPLSKIAKPKKPPNDDSSSESDIENYLQPADKLDLNSSFFNPQKDEPPAFDKIESDILAGVVTTLTDSESDDETVAPEVVQNSSGSKLNFGQLHEYTRKMEEARKHVEEYNARKKTKESEVDVGNLLAAGEGVSGEKRASLEGSLHSSDFESCSDSEKEGWEEVEEKQKEQSEIPKEGLQITVEMPNAVRKKKGVDLLAAIKRRINRVRKENQVLIHKVHLLCWIAHGNHVSAAINSENVLAMALSLLPSQHSYPPERADLKYLEQLLKWYCKTIVVDEKVRATDTDKSLSEILEEQMVEKVAYDRRVFVFIFVAIVRSLGIQCRVVLSLQVEPLRPPSSELHSLSTKVDAKTKDASEKDQSRGKSSEGASKMVEAKKPRAKSTSEVSKIEKRKSGENEIENEAEKEKKKPRAKSTGGGEKKMSGGKNVGKKSETKEVKVEITRMKVNNEGAEGGSKVKDKVENEKKCRAKVSNEGEEKKSRGGEDKEKMKVTGLKVNDEDIKKGKTRERSKSEGKGGAKNIQKGESRANGVDEGRSGSKLGGGGVKKENCRTKGQGEANDVETKKRRVKSTDETKTKGSKIKSGGDRKVDTIKGEIKGGETTVINLRKLRTRKNLAVPQLDGASDNPGPSKPNLKKLNKKQPPCPVSDHPKRLKAAVKYRDSDSEDDFTSTRTPFSPKTNSPQTNGAPNLKKLKNHKSVDVRADIVNLVKKSIKHQKDVDRSKTVRKHKTAAPDGDDSDYAPEAVKKKRRESEDDFSPKVKVKRRVQVKPETEDEKLRKKQGVDVWAEVFLENEEKWISVDVFKAQVHCVNELHARASHPVSYVVAWNNDNTLKDITKRYCTNFNTVTRKLRIDAKWWEDTLKSFTGRKNVRDKEEDEELERQQLEKPLPTSITEYKNHPLYVLKRHLLKFEGIYPPDAPTLGFVRKEAVYSRQCVYTLHSRDIWLKHAKVVKPGEQPYKIVKARPRWDKLSNTVITDQLLEIFGPWQTEDYVPPTAENGVVPRNAFGNVELFKPCMLPKKTVHMKLPGLNKVARKLNIDCASAIVGFDFHAGWSHPTYDGFVVCEEFADVLAAAWEQEQEEIEKKEQEKIDKRVYGNWKKLIRGLLIRERLKKKYEFGETSGQGKKKKKAAAKIGSDSD from the exons ATGCGTCGACGGCGCGCCCCCCAAATCCAACCCGACGAGAGCAGCAGCGACGACGAACCCTTATCCAAAATCGCAAAACCGAAAAAACCCCCCAACGATGACTCGTCGAGCGAGAGCGACATCGAAAACTACCTCCAACCCGCCGACAAGCTCGACCTCAACTCATCATTCTTCAACCCCCAAAAAGATGAACCTCCCGCATTCGACAAGATCGAAAGCGACATCCTCGCCGGAGTGGTGACGACACTCACAGATTCGGAGTCCGACGATGAAACCGTCGCACCAGAAGTTGTACAGAACTCTTCCGGCAGCAAACTCAACTTCGGCCAACTCCACGAGTACACGAGAAAGATGGAGGAGGCGAGGAAGCACGTGGAGGAGTACAACGCTAGGAAGAAGACGAAAGAGAGCGAGGTCGACGTAGGGAATTTGCTAGCGGCGGGAGAAGGGGTCAGCGGCGAGAAGAGGGCCTCTCTGGAGGGGTCGTTGCATTCGAGTGACTTTGAGTCGTGTTCTGATTCCGAGAAGGAGGGTTGGGAGGAGGTGGAGGAGAAGCAGAAGGAACAGAGCGAGATCCCGAAAGAGGGTTTGCAGATTACGGTTGAGATGCCCAATGCAGTGAGAAAGAAGAAAGGAGTAGATTTGTTGGCAGCGATAAAGCGGAGGATCAACAGGGTGAGGAAGGAGAACCAGGTGCTCATCCACAAGGTCCACCTCTTGTGTTGGATAGCTCACGGTAATCATGTCAGCGCTGCGATCAATTCGGAAAATGTCCTAGCGATGGCGCTGTCGTTGCTCCCTTCTCAACACTCTTATCCACCGGAACGTGCAGATCTGAAGTATCTAGAACAGTTGTTGAAGTGGTACTGTAAGACGATAGTGGTAGATGAGAAAGTGAGAGCCACAGATACAGATAAGTCTTTGAGTGAAATACTCGAGGAACAGATGGTAGAGAAGGTAGCGTACGATAGAAgagtgtttgtttttatttttgtagcaATCGTGAGATCTTTGGGGATACAGTGTAGGGTAGTACTGTCGTTGCAAGTAGAACCATTGAGACCTCCGAGTAGCGAATTGCACTCGTTGAGTACGAAAGTCGATGCGAAAACAAAAGATGCAAGTGAGAAGGATCAGTCTAGAGGGAAGAGCAGTGAAGGTGCGAGTAAAATGGTTGAGGCGAAAAAACCTAGAGCAAAAAGTACAAGTGAAGTGAGTAAGATCGAAAAGAGGAAATCTGGAGAAAATGAAATAGAAAATGAAGCGgagaaagagaagaagaaACCTAGGGCAAAAAGTACAGGTGGAGGTGAAAAGAAAATGTCTGGAGGGAAAAATGTAGGAAAGAAAAGTGAAACGAAGGAAGTGAAAGTGGAAATTACTAGAATGAAGGTGAATAATGAAGGTGCTGAAGGAGGAAGTAAAGTAAAAGATAAAGTGGAGAATGAGAAGAAATGTAGAGCAAAAGTTTCAAACGAAGGCGAAGAGAAAAAATCGAGAGGAGGTGAAGATAAAGAGAAGATGAAAGTCACAGGACTAAAGGTGAATGATGAAGAtatcaaaaaaggaaaaaccaGGGAGAGAAGTAAAAGCGAAGGGAAGGGCGGAGCGAAGAATATTCAGAAGGGAGAATCTAGAGCGAATGGTGTAGATGAAGGAAGAAGTGGAAGTAAATTGGGAGGGGGTGGTGTTAAAAAGGAAAACTGTAGAACGAAAGGGCAAGGTGAAGCAAATGATGTTGAAACAAAGAAGCGTAGAGTAAAAAGTACAGATGAAACTAAAACTAAAggaagtaaaataaaatccgGAGGAGACCGTAAAGTGGACACAATTAAAGGGGAGATTAAAGGTGGTGAGACGACTGTAATTAATCTGCGCAAGCTGCGTACTCGCAAAAACCTCGCCGTGCCACAGTTGGACGGCGCCAGCGACAACCCCGGCCCCTCCAAGCCCAACCTGAAAAAACTCAACAAAAAACAACCTCCGTGCCCTGTCAGCGACCACCCCAAACGTCTCAAGGCCGCGGTCAAGTACCGCGATTCGGACTCCGAGGATGACTTCACCTCCACCCGAACCCCCTTCTCTCCCAAAACGAACTCCCCCCAAACGAACGGCGCCCCCAACTTAAAGAAACTGAAAAATCACAAGAGCGTCGACGTGCGCGCCGACATCGTGAACCTGGTAAAGAAGAGCATCAAACATCAGAAAGACGTCGATCGGTCGAAGACTGTCCGCAAGCACAAAACCGCCGCCCCGGACGGCGACGACAGCGACTACGCCCCCGAAGCGGTGAAGAAGAAGCGGCGCGAGAGCGAAGACGATTTCTCGCCGAAGGTCAAAGTGAAGAGGAGGGTGCAAGTGAAGCCGGAAACGGAAGACGAGAAATTGAGGAAGAAGCAAGGGGTGGACGTGTGGGCGGAAGTCTTTTTGGAGAATGAAGAGAAGTGGATCAGCGTGGACGTGTTCAAGGCTCAGGTGCATTGCGTGAACGAGTTGCAC GCGAGGGCGAGTCATCCTGTTTCGTACGTGGTGGCGTGGAACAATGACAACACCCTTAAGGACATCACAAAAAGGTATTGCACGAATTTCAACACGGTGACGAGGAAGTTGAGGATCGACGCCAAGTGGTGGGAGGACACGTTGAAGTCCTTCACGGGGAGGAAAAATGTCAGGGATAAGGAAGAAGATGAAGAGTTGGAAAGACAGCAATTGGAAAAACCGTTGCCAACCTCCATCACAGA GTACAAAAACCACCCCCTGTACGTGTTGAAGCGACATTTGCTCAAATTCGAGGGAATTTACCCTCCCGACGCCCCAACTCTCGGTTTCGTCAGGAAAGAAGCTGTCTACTCGAGACAGTGCGTCTACACCCTGCATTCTAGGGATATTTGGTTGAAACACGCCAAAGTTGTCAAACCTGGCGAGCAGCCTTACAAGATCGTCAAAGCTAGACCAAGATGGGACAAACTGTCAAATACCGTGATCACTGATCAATTGTTGGAAATCTTCGGGCCGTGGCAGACCGAAGATTACGTCCCACCAACTGCAGAAAACGGAGTCGTCCCCAGAAACGCTTTCGGCAACGTGGAGCTGTTCAAACCGTGCATGCTCCCCAAGAAAACTGTTCAcatgaaat TGCCGGGGTTGAACAAAGTAGCGAGGAAGCTGAACATAGATTGCGCCTCTGCGATCGTAGGGTTCGATTTCCACGCGGGTTGGAGTCACCCCACCTACGACGGGTTCGTGGTGTGCGAGGAGTTCGCAGATGTGTTGGCGGCGGCGTGGGAGCAG GAACAAGAGGAAATAGAGAAGAAGGAACAAGAGAAAATAGACAAGAGAGTGTACGGGAATTGGAAGAAATTGATCAGAGGGTTGCTGATTAGGGAAAGGTTGAAGAAAAAGTACGAGTTTGGGGAGACTTCCGGACAAgggaagaaaaagaagaaggcGGCAGCGAAGATTGGCAGCGACAGCGATTGA
- the LOC138129885 gene encoding DNA repair protein complementing XP-C cells homolog, which translates to MRRRRTPRIKPNENSSDDEPLSKIAKRKGPTNDDSSSESDIENYLQPPDKLDFNSPFFNPQKENPSPFDKIESDILMGVTRLSDSNSDEPVAPSESVQNSSSTTFNFGQLHEYTKKMEEARKHVEEYNVRKKTEKSKVDVGNLLAAGEGISGDKRVSLEGSMYSSDFESCSDSEREGWEEVEEEQKEKNERPKEGLEITVEMPNAVRKKKGVDLLAAIKRRINRVRKENQVLIHKVHLLCWIAHGNHVSAAINSENVLAMALSLVPSQQLYPPERADLKYLEQLLKWYWKTIVVDEETRPRDTDKSLSEMLEEQIVEKEAYDRRMFVFIFVAIVRSLGIQCRVVLSFQVEPLRPPSSELHSLSTKVDAKTKDASEKDQSRGKSSEGVVGTSKMVKGEKPTAKSTSEVGRIEKKEFGGGSEVKKKVEKEKKKPRARGEKKMSVVKNTEDKSETKEVRVEITRRKVGNEDVRRESEVKKSGAKSTHGCAKEISNKVKIKELRVEVTRIKMNNEDVTGRNKAKVEAENKKSKPKSTDGGEKKMFTVKTEENGKKEVKGKVLRVEITRIKLNDEDTKRRKCEGKNGTKKGQKRKYAANCTDEERTGNSLKGEGAKKENFRTKGEVETEDIGNKKHRTRSKNEGRTRGSKMKFGGDSKELKESENIIEAKKTERFKFREKTVQSQRKLRSHKGFLVPQLDGASDTPGPSRSNVKKGKKQLPYLVKFRSQRLERLVKHRDSESENDSLSKPKHAKVNNASNLKKLKKHKIAVRTNPARKNIKQKKDIHRSKTVRKQKIDSDDDDSEYVPETVKKNRYESDDDFVPADKVKKKVQGKKEEGKNVKKTQGVDVWAEVFLEDEKRWISVDVFKAQVHCVNELCRRATHPVSYVVAWNNDNTLKDITKRYCTNFNTVTRKLRIDAKWWENTLKSFTGRETVRDKEEDEELERQQLEKPLPTTIAAYKNHPLYVLKRHLLKYEAIYPPDAPTLGFVRNEPVYSRQCVHILHPRDIWLKQAKVVKPGEQPYKIVKGKPRWDRLSRSIVTDPFMDIFGLWQTQDYEPPTAENGIVPRNAYGNVELFKPCMLPKKTVHLRLPGLNKVAKKMNIDCASAFRGFEYSAGWFHPAYDGFVVCEEFADVLVAAWEQEQEEMARKEQEKVDKRVYGNWKKLIRGLLIRERLKKKYEFGETSGQGKKKKAAKKVGSTSDMD; encoded by the exons ATGCGTCGACGGCGAACCCCACGAATAAAACCCAACGAGAACAGCAGCGATGACGAACCGTTGTCCAAAATCGCTAAGCGTAAAGGCCCTACTAATGATGACTCATCCAGTGAGAGCGACATCGAAAATTACCTCCAACCCCCCGACAAGCTCGACTTCAACTCTCCATTTTTCAACCCTCAAAAAGAAAACCCTTCTCCATTCGACAAGATTGAAAGCGATATCCTCATGGGAGTTACAAGACTTTCAGATTCTAACTCTGATGAACCAGTCGCGCCTTCAGAGTCCGTGCAGAACTCTTCCAGCACCACATTCAATTTCGGCCAACTTCACGAGTACACGAAGAAGATGGAGGAGGCGAGGAAGCATGTAGAGGAATACAACGTCAGGAAGAAGACGGAGAAGAGCAAGGTCGACGTAGGGAACTTGTTGGCGGCGGGAGAGGGGATCAGCGGCGACAAGAGAGTTTCCCTGGAGGGGTCGATGTATTCTAGTGACTTTGAGTCGTGTTCTGATTCCGAAAGGGAGGGTTGGGAGGAGGTGGAGGAGGAGCAAAAGGAGAAGAACGAGAGGCCGAAAGAGGGTCTGGAGATTACCGTTGAGATGCCCAACGCCGTGAGAAAGAAGAAAGGCGTAGATTTGTTGGCAGCGATAAAGCGGAGGATCAACAGGGTGAGGAAGGAGAACCAGGTGCTCATCCACAAGGTCCACCTCTTGTGTTGGATAGCTCACGGTAATCATGTCAGCGCTGCGATCAATTCGGAAAATGTCCTAGCGATGGCGCTGTCGTTGGTACCTTCTCAACAGTTATATCCACCGGAACGTGCAGATCTGAAGTATCTAGAACAGTTGTTGAAGTGGTACTGGAAGACGATAGTGGTAGACGAGGAAACGAGACCCAGAGATACAGATAAATCTTTGAGTGAAATGCTCGAGGAACAGATTGTAGAGAAGGAAGCGTACGATAGaagaatgtttgtttttatttttgtagcgATCGTGAGATCTTTGGGGATACAGTGTAGGGTAGTACTGTCGTTTCAAGTAGAACCATTGAGACCTCCAAGTAGCGAATTGCACTCGTTGAGTACGAAAGTCGATGCGAAAACAAAAGATGCAAGTGAGAAGGATCAGTCTAGAGGGAAGAGTAGTGAAGGTGTTGTCGGTACGAGTAAAATGGTTAAGGGGGAAAAACCTACTGCAAAAAGTACAAGCGAAGTCGGTAGAATTGAAAAGAAGGAATTTGGAGGGGGAAGTGAAGTAAAAAAGAAAgtagagaaagagaagaagaaACCTAGAGCAAGAGGTGAAAAGAAAATGTCTGTAGTGAAAAATACAGAAGATAAAAGTGAAACGAAGGAAGTTAGAGTGGAAATTACTAGAAGGAAGGTGGGGAATGAGGATGTtagaagagaaagtgaagtAAAGAAATCTGGAGCAAAAAGTACACATGGATGTGCAAAGGAAATCtcgaataaagtaaaaattaaagaactTAGAGTGGAAGTTACgagaataaaaatgaataatgagGATGTAACTGGACGAAATAAAGCGAAAGTAGAAGCAGAAAATAAGAAATCTAAACCCAAGAGTACTGATGGAGgtgaaaagaaaatgtttacagTGAAAACAGAAGAAAATGGGAAGAAGGAAGTTAAAGGGAAGGTACTTAGAGTGGAGATTACAAGAATAAAGTTGAATGATGAAGATActaaaagaagaaaatgtgAAGGGAAAAATGGAACAAAGAAGGGTCAAAAGAGGAAGTATGCAGCAAACTGTACGGATGAAGAACGTACTGGAAACAGTTTGAAAGGCGAAGGTGCTAAAAAGGAGAACTTTAGAACAAAAGGGGAAGTTGAAACGGAAGATATTGGAAATAAAAAGCATAGAACAAGAAGTAAAAATGAAGGTAGAACTAGAGGGagtaaaatgaaatttggaGGGGACAGTAAAGAGCTGAAAGAATCTGAAAATATAATTGAAGCAAAGAAAACCGAGAGATTTAAATTCAGGGAAAAGACTGTGCAAAGTCAACGCAAGCTGAGGAGTCATAAGGGCTTTCTTGTACCACAGTTAGATGGCGCGAGTGACACTCCTGGTCCTTCCAGATCTAACGtaaagaaaggcaagaaacAACTCCCGTACCTTGTCAAGTTCCGCTCTCAACGTCTTGAACGACTCGTCAAGCATCGCGATTCGGAATCCGAGAACGACTCTTTAAGTAAACCGAAACAcgctaaagtgaacaatgcTTCCAATCTGAAGAAACTCAAAAAACACAAGATCGCCGTTCGGACCAACCCCGCGAGGAAGAACATCAAACAGAAGAAGGACATCCATCGATCGAAGACGGTTCGTAAGCAGAAGATCGACTCCGATGATGACGACAGCGAGTATGTCCCGGAAACCGTGAAGAAAAATCGATACGAAAGCGACGACGATTTCGTCCCAGCGGACAAAGTTAAGAAAAAGGTGCAAGGGAAGAAGGAAGAGGGGAAGAATGTGAAGAAAACGCAAGGGGTGGACGTGTGGGCGGAAGTTTTTCTGGAGGATGAAAAGAGGTGGATCAGCGTGGACGTGTTCAAGGCTCAGGTGCATTGCGTGAACGAATTGTGT AGGAGGGCGACTCACCCTGTTTCGTACGTGGTGGCGTGGAACAACGACAACACCCTCAAGGACATCACAAAAAGGTATTGCACAAATTTCAACACGGTGACGAGGAAGTTGAGGATCGACGCCAAGTGGTGGGAGAACACGCTGAAATCCTTCACTGGAAGGGAAACTGTCAGGGATAAGGAAGAAGATGAAGAGTTGGAAAGACAGCAATTGGAAAAACCGTTGCCAACCACGATCGCAGC GTACAAGAACCACCCCCTGTACGTGTTGAAGCGACATTTGCTCAAATACGAAGCAATCTACCCTCCCGACGCTCCCACTCTCGGTTTCGTCAGGAACGAACCGGTGTACTCGAGACAGTGTGTCCACATTCTACATCCTAGAGATATTTGGTTGAAACAAGCCAAAGTTGTCAAACCTGGCGAGCAGCCTTACAAAATCGTCAAAGGCAAACCCAGATGGGACAGACTGTCACGATCCATAGTGACTGATCCTTTTATGGATATTTTCGGTCTGTGGCAGACGCAGGATTATGAGCCCCCCACCGCAGAGAACGGAATCGTCCCCAGAAACGCTTACGGCAACGTGGAACTTTTCAAACCGTGCATGCTCCCCAAGAAAACTGTGCACTTGAGAC TGCCAGGTTTGAATAAAGTGGCGAAGAAGATGAACATAGATTGCGCGTCGGCCTTCAGAGGGTTCGAATATAGCGCCGGTTGGTTTCACCCAGCTTACGACGGGTTCGTGGTGTGCGAAGAGTTCGCAGATGTGCTGGTGGCGGCGTGGGAGCAG GAACAAGAAGAAATGGCGAGGAAAGAACAGGAGAAAGTAGACAAGAGAGTGTACGGGAATTGGAAGAAATTGATCAGAGGGTTGCTGATCAGGGAACGGTTGAAGAAAAAGTACGAGTTTGGGGAGACTTCAGGACAGGGGAAGAAGAAGAAGGCGGCGAAGAAGGTTGGCAGCACGAGTGACATGGATTGA